AGAACTAAGACCAAGTTCTGCATAACAACAGGGCTCCAAGATGTTTGCAACTGGATGTTGAAGACATGCCTAATTATGCTCCGTTCTGGTTTTTATTcacattaaaatagttttaaccAAATGCTCATGCCCCACGCCTTGTTAAAACTGTCATACAGACCGGGTTTCTATTTGCATCTGGATTGGATTATACATTTAATAGGTAAGCAACgttgtttttctgaagtgctcTTTATCTGTATAAAACCTGACCTGTCCACAACCTTTGACATGCTGTCCAAGCTTTGTGCTGGCCATGAAGTCAGGTTCATCTTTCTCATCATATCTAAAACTGATGTTCACAGAAAGATCATTTGACTCCTGATTGCTACTGGAAGGactttaatttgctttaacaTTAAATGACTGGTTACAAGACAGCCAAGTGTCTGGTAAGTCAGCTTTTGTTATTCAATTATTTGTGTATGGTGACAGGCAAAATAAACCGTATTTAACTGCATTTTGTCCATCTTCACTTACTCAGATTTCCCAGATTGGATTACAGAGAGTGACATTTCAGGTACTACACTGTTCGGGAGTTTAACTTGTCTATTAAGTTGCCAGTAACAGCATCTCAGGATAAACTACAATTGGAAGTCCTCTCCAGGGACAGAAAAACTGGGTAACCTACATCTTTCAGCAGtagaatatcagaaaaaaagaagcaaatttcAGGAGGAACCTTTTAATGTAAAATCAAGGAGGCAATATAtgaagggaaaacaagaaataaacacaaactgTTGACTGCCAGtacaaaaaatatcagaaattgAAGGATAGACCCTGGCACAGTATCTCTTACATGTAACACTCATATTCACAGTGGTTCAGCTGTCACATGAGACTATTAATGCAAAAAGGCTAGTTTACCACAAAAGGGGGATAACAGAACTCAGACAGCCCTTGCAGCTTCATTTTTGCTTAGCTATTTCATGCTCCTGTTTTTTATTGCCAGATGCAGCTCTCTTCAACCCCCTGTGAGAAATACAGAACTAGTGATGTCTGGGGAGCAGGGTATACAGCCCAGTATGTTCCCAACATGCTGGAAAGGTCCCTTGCCCAGGAGACAGGTTACAGCGATGAGCACAAGAACAAAAAGATGAGATTATGGAAAAAGGGTCAACCAAACTTGTGACCAGTAATCCAGTGCTACTAACTGTTTTAATCAGACTAGAACAGCTACAAGTACACTACAGATAGGACAGCAATATTATTGAGCATGTACAGATACCAGAAATGGCCCTAGGGCTGGCCAGATTTGCATATAATTCTTCTATAAAAGTACAAGTTACTGTTCTTCATATTCACAGGACAGTTTGGGCCTTGAGAATTGCATCCGTTCATATTTGTTGCTGCAGTTTCTGCAGAGGGACTGTGAAACTGTCTGATCCTGGATTGCCAGGCAGCCTGTGGAGCTCAGGAACTGTATCTGTGTGCCAAGCAAGGCAAACAGGTGGAGGAGGTTCACATAGCTGACAATTTAATTACTTTGCAAAATCATTAAGCTCTGGAGATGTGCCATTAGAAGTTCTGGCACATACAACTGctaaagggaaaattaaaatgtgccTGGGAGGTTTTATTCCACGTTATTCTTACAGCACATGGAAGTTACCTTATTTTTTCATGTCCGTTTATTACACCTCCCACCTGCGGAAGACTCTTCCCATCTGTCACTTTGTGTCTGTGCCAGCACAACCCTGGGCATGAGCTCCAACCTCCTTCACAGCCCCACACTCCTCTTTGACCCTCCTGCAGTCACCTCCCTTCTCCAGCTacagccccagcaccaccccAGCTGCCAATGACCTTGGTGGAACAGGTAGAGAGATAAGAGACAACACAGGAATGGCACTCCCTGATGACCACTATGTTCATTTTCCATAATTATATGCACAAGGATCACAGAAGAAGAGATGTGCTACTGTGAGAAACAATTTGAGGacaggggcagcagcagtgtCACTGACCGTAACCTGTCCATGAGTGAACATCCACAGAGAGGTGAACACAGAGGACTTTCCAATTAAGATGGAAGCTTGTTAAACAGGGCCTGTCCCTGTGCACTTTGGTCACGTCACAGCATTAGGTTGCCACCTGCTGCCTGCGCCACTTCTAAGCTCTCCTTCCATCTAAGTTTAACTCAACTGTCAATCCAAAGTTCAGAGCAGAAATGATAAAACCTTTCCAGGAAGATCCAGGTTCTTTAAGCTTCCAAACCCTTCAGTCCATCACACTGCCCTACCAAACCAACAGGGTCTGACAGACAGCAAGACTGACACCCACAGCACTTGGTCCTCATTGGCAGCTGCTTCCACACAGAGTTATGTCTCAGTCCAGGGactctggtgaaaagcctcCATTTTAGCCCCCTAAAATCCCATCCACCTCCACCACAACATCCCCCACCCACAACAAAGCACCTCCATCAATAACTAAGATAGTGGACAAATACATTATTAGCAGATCCTGCAGAAAGTACTTCAGCCTAGTGGAAAATTCTGTACCCAGAGGTGTGTTGCTGCAGACCTCATTCCGTTTTAGATTTGTAGCCGATTAAGCATCAGAGAAGCTTTATTAGATACTTAGGAAAATAAGAGATTCAGATGTTTTCCAGAACGAGAGGAAAAGtaagtcttttcttctcccatgcTGCCACCTGGTGATAAATCAGGCACCAACTTCTAAAACTGACCAAAAGAGAACTCTAAACATGAGGAAGTTTTTCCAGACTCCATCAAACACACACTCGTTGTAGACATTAGACACACTGCTGCTATGGCAAGCACTcaaaaaatgtttgttgttaCACAGTAGATTGCTGATCCTGCTCTGATGCTGCATCCTGTCTCCCTACCTGACTGTGCAAAGTTCCCAGCTTATCTTCAGTGTCCTTTTCCAACCGAAGTCATAGAAAACATGAGCTCCTACCCAGGCCCAGCTGTCTGGTAGTATCTTTCAAAGGGTCTTTCCCATGGTTAGCAGGACCAACTTGGATACTCAAGTCAACAGGAAATACAAGCTGGATTGTTCTTGTGGTGTTTGCCCCAGAATTCTAACCATAGGTTACCCCTTCCTAGGAGTCCTGCCTCTCCAGCCTGAGAAgtaacaaaacagcagcatttctgtgctgGTTTAGATGTGCATCACTAGCTTCCAATCATCTAATAActgtggggctggaggacaAGGATTTATTTGCAAAAACATCTTTGGAGCAATTGTTTCCTGAACGCTACAATAAATCCCTCCTCCAATTGACAACCCTGAACAACAGTGATACTtacctcctctccctccataagattttcatctgctttcacagcagctttcacaGCTCTCTAATTAGGAGTTTATCTCAGTAACAAAAGTAATGCTGAATAACTTAAGATCCAGAGAATGctaatataataattttaaaaacacacagacTGTAAggcacccagcagcagcctctcaGCACACTCACAACACCTACAAAAGATTTACATGTGTCCACTGAGATTCACCAAGTGCTTTATGAACTCTCTTTAACCCAGGGCAAGACTTACTTGGATTATGTAGAGATTTACagcaatgaaatattaaaaacttgAATATCTCCATATTGAGAGCAAGCTCTATGCCCACCAAAAAGCCAGGAACCCTGTCAGAAGTGTTACTGCCAGGTAATAAATTGTACAATTCACATCTctagaaaaaagcagcagtgtgcATGGCAGGCAGTGAGGTACTGAGCAGCACCTGCTACCTGTGAGATGAAAGAAGCACCGAGCTGCAAAGCTGTAAGATTTGCAGAAACCACACAGATCACAACTGCAGGTGTGaaagcaggatgctgctgctgccaaagtGGGGCTTCAACACAGAGATTGAGGCACGGGCAGATAAGGAAAAGCCAGAACTTACCCCAAGGCTGGCAGGTCACACAAGAGACCGCTGAAGTTGCCATGTCACTGTTCTCTGAACTCTCTCCATttgaggttttggttttatctTAAAAGCTGCTCAAGAAAGCTTTTTACTTGACAATGGAAGTAACCCTTCATACACAAACATTGTAGAACAATCAGTGGTTAACAATTAGCAAACTCTATAGCCAATCAAATGTTGGAAAACAACCAATCCCATGAAACATTAACCAGCTAGCAAAGAACTAATCTGGAGAaaaaagctcaggaaaaaaaataataattgtatttGCCCAACACATACCTTTGCTGTTCATTGTCACATATTCAGGAAGTCCCATCACTGATATTTTCAGAATGTTACAGCTGCCCTATGGACTTGTCACATATTTGGCCACTGAAGAGTAAAATGTATTCTAAAAAAGCCATTAAGTCAGGGCTTGTTGAGTTCTTTTTGTGAATCAGCAGACTCACAACGATCAACATAGGCTGTATCTCTTTGAGTTTCAGTTACTTTTAGAACTCTGACATCGGAATTGCAAATTCTGTGGGCATCCTTTTTATatgaaaacaggaggaaaataaattgtagACAGTTTGTCCTTCTGTGAATACTAAAGGTTTTCATAAATGTGACTTTTATGGGGACTTTTGAAGTTTTACAGTAACTCTGACCCCTGGTGgccaaacagaaaaacaagttaaaatatCATTCATAAACTTTTCAAGGGCTTTAGCTTCATAAAATTGTATTcacactgaaatattaaaagcatgtatcgaaataatgtttttcagtaAGGACTTTTTAGCATTCTCAATACTCTTACAATAGTTTTGCATAATTAGAGCAGTTTATATAGCAAGTTCTCTGTATCACAAACCAATTCACTTCCTGgataacaataaaaatgttgtgTCATTATTACTGTTCCTATTTACATTATAGCAGCCCCCCAAATGCCCATCACTTTACAAAGTTACTGCCAAGAGCTCCAGACTGAAAGACTGTAGGGACTGTCACTTAATGGTATCTCCTACCACAGATCCTCAATTTCCTATTGCAATAAAAAGCACATATATGACACATCAGTGATAAAACATAGCAGAATGAATTATTCCTTGTCATAACAAAAGGCAAATGAAAACCTGTGAGCAAGCATGTGATTCCTGGCTAACAGAACTGGATTAAATATTTCTAGCCAAAACTTTCTGCAACTTTGGTATGTAAATTGCAGAATTACCACATTGATTTTATCAAAAGATAATGTTTTTCACCTTATTATCATGATTGGTTGATTGTCAATGGAAGGGAATCTGCAATGAGCTGTAGGTAATTTCCCTGGTCTGGGGACACATCCAAGGATATACACTGTACTGCTGTCCCCTGAGGGATGCTGAGGAAGCCCTAGGGCAGGTGGGTGTTACACCTAGGTTGGTGTGTCCCTGCTGGCTACCACTCCCCTCCGTGCCTGTGGGACACCCCCCAGCTCTCCTAGCACCCCGGAGAGCTGCACTACAGCTCATTCCCAAGGCTTTGCAGGACAGTTTCTCTGTCCCTCTGAGCTCTCCAAGAAGAAACTCTGAGGAGGCATCAGAGGATACACAGCACTGCAGCGACAGAGTCTGGTTCAGTCTCAGGTGAAAAAGTCATATGAAAAGAGGGCTcccactccagctgctgcctgtgggggAGAATCTGTGTGACAGGAGCACTTGCTTCTTGGGGTAATAGTGTAAGGTACATGATGGAAGTCAGAATACATCGAATAGATGAAAATATGAGCTCCTTTCACTTTACAAAAAATCCCACTTCTTTGGAAGACTAAGATATTAGTGTTTTTTAGGAGTGCAAGTGGCAGAAGAAGAGGACCCAGACAGAAGTTGCacacaaatgcattttattgctctctacaaacACAGAGATGCATACACAGTATGCACTAAGCCATACGGCTGTCCCAGCAGTGGGAAAAACACTATCCACCATGAATTAAACCAGTCAATACAGACAAAAATCATTATTATAATGAAAATGCTAGAAAAAGCATAACTTACACCCAAAATGTATAACATTGACCAATCCTTTTACCCACTACCTTTTCTTTAACATAAAGCAGTAGCATACCCTTTTTCTAAAttgaaaaaagcagcaaaatagtAGAAATATTCCACATAGTTTCCTAGCTTCTGTTCATCCGTCACACTTTATATACTAGGACTATGAAAGGGTGACTGGGGAAaattccaaaacaaaaccaaacccagatCTGATGCTGTATAAGTTACAAGCAAACAGAGGGACACTGATTTTAATCAAGTGTGAACAGACCAAAGGGCAGTAAATTTATCCTCTGGGGTGACTAAGCAGACAGGAGTTGCTAGTCAAGCCAGAGCAAAGCTGATAGCTCTTACCAGCAATGTTAGAGAAACCTCTCCTACAGCAATTCCTGTCACAACAGTAACCTTTACAAAAACACCCTCCTTCATTTTGAAGCCACTCGCCCCCTGACTGGGCAGCGTGCTGTTACCACACAGCTTCCATACCACTCAACAGAATGCCTAAACTTTTGCCAAAGGATCCCATAAAAGTCAAAAGCATGCCATTCTTTTcacacataaataaaatacatgggGAAATAAAATTTCCTACAGCAAAGAGGATCAGAGCTGGACTACCAGATGCAGTCAGACCCTTCCTCTGGACTGGGAAAGGCAAAGGTCCGTGAAGGAAGGACCCCTCTGACTACCAAGGCCTCCAGAGAGTGCTGGTGACTTTCGGAGATGCTTGTTtcagggtgctggggctcccCGGGGAATAGATGACCTCCATGGCAGGTGACTGGCTCTTCTGGAAGTGGCTTAAAAGTTTGGTCTGTGTTTCAGTTCGGACTTTatgaagagagaggaaattaaaagcttCTTGCAAACACCTAGAATAGCCCTCTCTGAAGTCAAACTGAGAACTTTTGTGGAAGGATCCAGCAActagagaagggagaagagggagggggaagaaataATAGTTTAGAGCAACTGTTTATGGCTAAAGATTCATAAAACTTACAGATTTGCAGTAAGGTacagactgaaagaaaactcAAGACTCACTTTTCATctgcagctggctctgctgcttcagGTAGTTGACAGTCATCTCCAGGATGTCAGCTTTCTCCAGCTTGGAGTTGGGCTGGTGTCTCTGAAactccttctccagcagcagtttcagCTGCTCGATGCTGCTGTTAATCCGGTCGCGGCGCATTTTCTCCACCACCGGCTTCCTCAGCTgtaaaaagcaaaggaaaagagaccCATTattctctgctcctctctgccatGTCACGGGGCTGATTGTTGCCCATCACTGCTCCTAAACCATATGGACAATTTCTCAGCTGGTGCAGACTGCTATGAGCACTGCTGAGTGTGGCTAGATGCTGCCTTGCTGTGCCTGGacttactttgtttttctcctttggtGACAGCAGGTTGTCGGGCTCCATGAACACAGTGCTGGGAGCCATCTGTCCTGGGGAAGGAAGGTCTCAGAGTGGAAGTCCAGGAGAAACGTGTTGCTGGAAGCTGCCTCTGCCTGATATTTATACTGTACAGCCTCGCTGAGAGTCTGTGGGTCTCCAGCTTGGTGGAGTTTCCCACACTCCACAGCCAATCCGGGAGATAGGCAGCACAATAGGAGAAGCATCTATTCTTGCATGCTCCATTGCCAGTGAATAGCCTGGGGATAATGACCTTCTCCCAGATGAGCAGGTGGGGAGTGTGTGCTACGTGAAAGGCTGGGATCAGAATTACGTGTAAGAAGCTGGAAAACGGCCGGCCTTCAATGGGAAAAGGCTGCTGACTAATGCCGCGGATCAATAGCATTCCAGAGGCAGCCCGGGGTTCTGATGTGTGAGGAAGGAGGAGGTCAGCTGCCGATGGCGGGAAATCAactgctgcctggggctgctcctctccGGGACGCACCGAGGCACACGCTGAACCAGGCACAAATGCACATGCACGCTTTCTGGGTTTCTGAGATCAAGAGCCGAATTTCTTTCAATCTATTTGCTCTGTTTGCTCAGTAAGCCAGAGCCAGTTGCTCTCCCTCAGGTGACTATGGCACCGGTTTTGCCcacatgaaacagaaaagatttttttccagtttggcttaaatgcaaataaatgcatttaattgtAAGTACACACAGTTATTAGAAGCTTTCTCTGTTTTAGTCTTTGACCTCTACCCTTGATATCTTATGCACTTCTTTAGAGCACTCTCGAGCCATGTCACAAGTActttatgtttctgttttcaaataccTGCAAGATAAATTCAGGAGAGGGATCTCATAGTGTTTTGGGATCAGTTCAGTCTCACGTGCTACTTTTCTCACTTCTTCCCCAGAATATGTTTTActctaattattttcatttaatctaTGCACAAGTGAAAACTGAATGCAGAAGAAATTCACATAGCCCACAAAAATTACTAGAATTACTATTATATAAAATTACTAGCAGCATTAACCACATACCTAGAACCATGTGTTCCAGCCCCAGATTTATTCTAAATACGCAATGTGACCTATTCAGGTCAACACACTTCTCTGTAAGCATCAGTATCTCCTTCCTTAGGATTCAATAtaggaataataataatcagaTAAATTACTGTCAAGTAATGTTAGGGCTTATGTTTGGGaatttcttactgaaaaatacagGGAAGTAAGTAAATGCTGTTTGCACAGTAATACAAATACACATtaatatatgtgtgtgtcttcatgtatatattaatatatactTGTGTGGTCACATATCTTTTCATGTGAATAAACATGGGCACATTTCTCTCCCACTCTGCAACTCATTATTTCTAAGACCAGGTAAGGCTTAAATGACCTTTTCCAGGATCTGCCTTTCCATCTCTATTGTCCTGCTCTTGAATAGGCTCCCTTCTTTTCgtacagagcagcagctgttgaGCTCTGAGTCTTTTATGTCAAGTTGTGGGAAAGCTTTTGTGACACCATTTCACATGTTCTCCTCAAAGCTTGTGGATTATCTCTGAGCCCATGTAATGCCACCTCTGAAACCAATCTTTCGCTCTGCGTGTCCCTCTTGGGAAAGattctctgaaacagaaactCCTGAGTAGTCACTCATTTCTTGAGCTCGTTAATTGAGTGCATGAAGAAGAAATGTGCCAATCCTGTGATCAGCAGGATTGACTAGCCATTCTGCTAGGGGCAGTTTCTGCTTTCCAGATTAACTCACTAATAAGCAGCTATAAGAACAGCAACAATTTCCCCTTCCAGCACAAGTCACATAACGGGCACCCCAGTTTTAGTCCAAAGAAGCTGTTTGAAGTGTCAGGTGCTTTCCCTGCAATTCCCCACAGGACATAACAAGAAACTAAGCCCCTTGCTCAGGAATCTGTGTATTATTGCATTCCTGCACCATAGGGCTTTTATTTTGGGGAGGACAAACTAACTTGGTGAGAACTGCATAGTCACACTAGCCTGAACTACCTTTCCCCTTGGTCTTAATAGAAATTTTGCTAAATTCACCATTACGACATTTAGCTCAAgttaaaagagaattaaaaccTCTATCTCCTTTCTTGCTCCGAGCAAGTCACTTCCATACACCTTCCTGAAGGAATGAACTGTACGAGATAAAAATGCCTACTTGATTTTCCTCAAGATCCCAAGCATCAGGTCCTGTTCCATGCCTGTTTACTGTGTGCACTTGAGATGTGATGGaccttttttctcctgctgtttaGTAACTACACAGTTGTGCATCATTGCTGTAACCCAAATCTTCAGACTTCCTGCCTTCAACTCTGCCACTGACACAGTGGAGCACCAGTCTGGGAGCAAGTGAAGGCACAACATGCTCTATGACATACACCCCAAGGATGTGGCAAGCCCCTTGATGCCTGTACCTGCTAAAATAACCTTATGTGGCCTTGAGAAATTCACTTAACTCTAGAGCTTGAGGCCCCAAATATTTAGAATGTGTgtggtaataaaaaaaatacaatattcaaTGTATTATTGTGAGGTGTATGTAACAGTTAATTTATCCCAGATGGTAAATATACTGAGGTTCTTACTTCCTTACTGTTTTGcacattaattttaaagcacCTAAAATAAAggcatacatttaaaaaagcttttaattttctatttggTTTCACAGTctttgagggggaaaaagggCCAGTTGCTGACCATCTTGGAAGAGTTACTCAAATTAGATGCTCAGTTACCCCAAAGAGatgctctgcttctgttttggtAGGAAATCCTAAAGAAAAGCATTAGCAAACATTCCTCCCTATTGTAAAGTTAGCAGAGTCAGTGGACCTTACACTAAGGATAATGAGTTCTCAATTACCTTCCACCATGGTTccaaatatatataatattgcACAGAAATCTTACTAGGATCATGTCTGAAATATGGCATTAGCAATAGCCttcccccagcatccctgccagATGTTAGTCTCTAGGAAGACTTAAAGATGCTGTTGCTTTCGCAAGCCTTGAGAGATGCTCATTGCTCCTCTCCTGAAACGTGCTGCCCAGATGGCCTTTTGGGAGCTGGGTTTCCCACTGAACACAATGCAGAGGCAAAGCACCGTTGCTAATGCAGTTTGTAGTCAGGCACACTTCCTTTGTGACAGGAATGACTATAGTTAAGAAATGGTGTGGGAAACTCAGAGGTACCCAAACTTCCATAGCCTTATGTTAGTAAGTGCCATCATGTATGGGCAGGCCAGCTTTGATAAAGAGAACAGCACGAGAcaggggctgagcagcctggggTAGGGGCAGCCTGACTGTCAAGTgacccccagcagcagagagaatcTCTTGGTCTCTGTCAATAACTCCATGGACAGCCCTTAgcaaaaaaaaggctttattaTTCTGGGGAAAACTGAGGCAATGCGTGCCCTCCAGCAGAGGATCTCCAAGCTGGTAGGAGGAAATAGGTCCTGTATTTTACCACCCACCCCCCCTATTTAAATTACAGCAAACAGCAATTCAGATTAACATGCCAGGGCAATTAAGTATTGGAGGAGCTTCCATATCTGTTTGCAGCAGTTTCCATAAGCATACAAGCAGCCTGACTAACATCAAGGGACTGTATTTTCTGGGACATATTAAACAAAACTGGGGAATTAAAGAGGCAAGAATAATATGTGGATCAGAAATCTTAGGGTGGGCCAAAGCCACCCCTGCCATCTGCAGTGGGACAATTTTCTTTGGCCTTACTGGTGGGTGAGCAAGATTCTGCCCCTGCAGCTCCTTTCCCAGTAATTTCCTGCTAGTCCTTCCTCATGCTGCCACTCGGTAGTCCCCTGTTTGAGTCTGGCACAATTTCTGTTTGCCTGCATAgcttcctttaattttttccttttagtcagggtttattttcccttcatgaAATTTTTATAATCTGATTTTTCGTTCTGtcactttttcccccctctgtcTGTCACAGGCAGATGTGGTTTGAGGACAGGAGTGTCTTACAGACCCGTGGACTGTGTGAGTGTGGAGTTCCTTCCAGTTTCCCACACTGCTCTCCTATTCACTGCATTCAGGCAGAGGATAAAGGAAGTGTGCCATGCTACAAGCTGAATTAGAAAAGGTGTTTGACTTCCCTTTGTACTTCACAGAAACCTTGCTCTGGGTAGACCATCTGCATAGCACTCGCTGCAGAGAAAACCATTGATCAAGGCCTGTCAGCCCAGCTGGGGGAACTTGGGAAAGTAATTCCTTGTGCCACTTCAGTTCTTTGGGGCTTAACATCTGGCTAGAGGGGGAGGCGACAGTTGATGGTTTAACAGTCTTGCTTCCTTTCAAGTTTGGGATGCTGTTTTGATCCCTGATAAGCCTTTCTGAAATCCTGATTTTAATAACATGGAAAGCATCCAGAAGACTAAGAATAATGCTCTGgctttgcattttcaaagtGCCTTACAAATACCAGCTAATGAATTCTCAGCAACCTCCTCTGAGATAAGGATGTATTATTAGTGatgttttacaaagaaaaataaggcaggcaggagaaaacCAAAATGCCAATATTTCAAATAGCCTACTGCCTGCACTGCTCCTATTGCCAAGTGGCCTATTGGAGACAGCTGGTTTGCAAAGATGCTTGACACTcacttttgttttaatcagCTTTTGCACCTCTGAATAGGAGCCAACTCCCTAGCTTACAGGAGAATTTGGATTACCAGCCCGACCACACTCACAGCCATGCACCACCTAGATCAGCAGATGCTAAAGTTCTCCTTTGTACTCCAGTTCAGTACTGGTTTTTGAAAATGCTATTTAGTACAGTTTGCTCAAGCCCATGGAAGATGCACTCAAAACTTTGATCAG
The nucleotide sequence above comes from Apus apus isolate bApuApu2 chromosome 20, bApuApu2.pri.cur, whole genome shotgun sequence. Encoded proteins:
- the LOC127393029 gene encoding transcription factor HES-5-like; protein product: MAPSTVFMEPDNLLSPKEKNKLRKPVVEKMRRDRINSSIEQLKLLLEKEFQRHQPNSKLEKADILEMTVNYLKQQSQLQMKIAGSFHKSSQFDFREGYSRCLQEAFNFLSLHKVRTETQTKLLSHFQKSQSPAMEVIYSPGSPSTLKQASPKVTSTLWRPW